One region of Salvia miltiorrhiza cultivar Shanhuang (shh) chromosome 3, IMPLAD_Smil_shh, whole genome shotgun sequence genomic DNA includes:
- the LOC131014162 gene encoding uncharacterized protein LOC131014162: MEEMKSESEAAYNDFMDREYHRFCRSFVSTACVSDMIDNNVSETFNGYIVKARAKHIITMLEDIRIALRERQYKKLGLVTGSTDRLCPNIKKKLEKLKHDVRICRAHPGLGGKFEVSCYEDRLIVHLGDRTCSCRQWDLCGIPCKHAVAALHFMKEEPTDYVNECYSVDKYLKAYAYALEPINGKKMWPKGVGYPVEPPMIKSMPGRPKKKRKRDIDERDPHNSTRLKRVGLRMTCQKCLQVGHNARTCKNEAVEKDDANQRPRGRPRKHPLTCSERPAKERKRRTTKKTATSANNEDSAPTPTSTGPATTLHSTTHVVASTSTVMRERESYSFEGDGGICCSRDWKYIC; this comes from the exons ATGGAGGAGATGAAATCTGAAAGTGAAGCAGCATACAATGACTTCATGGACAGGGAATACCACAGGTTCTGTAGGTCTTTTGTTTCAACTGCTTGTGTGTCTGATATGATTGACAATAATGTCTCAGAGACATTCAATGGTTATATTGTCAAAGCTAGGGCTAAGCATATCATTACAATGCTAGAGGATATTAGAATAGCATTGAGAGAAAGACAGTACAAGAAATTGGGATTGGTTACAGGGTCTACAGATAGGCTTTGTCCTAATATTAAGAAGAAACTTGAAAAACTTAAGCATGATGTAAGAATCTGCCGTGCCCATCCTGGTTTAGGGGGTAAATTTGAAGTGTCTTGTTATGAAGATAGACTCATAGTCCATTTGGGGGATAGAACATGTAGCTGTAGGCAATGGGATCTCTGTGGGATACCATGTAAACATGCGGTTGCAGCCCTACACTTCATGAAGGAAGAGCCCACTGACTATGTGAATGAGTGCTATTCTGTGGACAAGTATTTGAAGGCATATGCATATGCTCTAGAACCTATCAATGGTAAAAAAATGTGGCCAAAGGGTGTGGGTTATCCAGTAGAGCCTCCTATGATTAAGTCTATGCCAGGAAGGCCtaaaaagaagagaaagaggGATATTGATGAGAGAGATCCACACAACTCTACAAGGCTGAAAAGAGTTGGGCTTAGAATGACTTGTCAGAAGTGTCTCCAGGTTGGGCATAATGCAAGAACCTGCAAAAATGAGGCTGTGGAAAAAGATGATGCAAACCAG AGACCAAGAGGAAGGCCTAGGAAGCATCCTCTCACCTGCAGTGAGAGGCCAGCTAAGGAAAGGAAGAGGCGCACCACCAAGAAGACTGCTACATCTGCCAACAATGAAGACTCAGCACCAACTCCAACTTCTACTGGTCCAGCCACGACCTTGCACTCTACAACTCATGTTGTAGCTTCCACAAGCACagtcatgagagagagagagagctataGCTTTGAAGGGGATGGGGGCATATGTTGCTCAAGGGACTggaaatatatatgttaa